In Nicotiana tabacum cultivar K326 chromosome 19, ASM71507v2, whole genome shotgun sequence, one DNA window encodes the following:
- the LOC107827331 gene encoding DNA repair protein REV1 isoform X2, whose amino-acid sequence MEPSRSANSGSNSKRTSNSVTSNPRSNSNNQSNKKRKTSQKTLGMAWGANSRSASRPAFSSSPFSNFGSYMAVKNQKLSEQFDAEASSTSHSGPISSKPIFHGVSIFVDGYTVPSSQELRGYMLKHGGRFENYFSRRRVTHIICSILPDSKVKNLRSFSRGLPVVKPTWVLDSVAANKLLNWVPYQLDQLASEVNNQPKLSAFFTKNISVSDDIATCSTVQATSSVESPMSYAGPIEDPISYGEWQSAEDLKPRDLESKDLMQENYNVARVEESTCSVAMQELSDAASGDGSHAPLSAPSSPHNCASACSDWTSDPVNEGPSNLKIPRSPNQKHSTLVDANFVENYFKHSRLHFIGTWRNRYRKRFPSSPGGFRCSSSGPSSSATTNKTIIIHVDMDCFFVSVVIRNRPELKDKPVAICHSDNPRGTAEISSANYPARSHGVKAGIFVRDAKSRCPHLVILSYDFEAYEEVADRFYNILHKYCNKVQAVSCDEAFLDATDSGVEDIQAFVSMIRKEILDATGCSASAGIGGNMLMARLATRTAKPDGQCYIPAEKVEEHLRELPVKALPGIGHVLEEKLNRRQITTCGQLRMISKETLQKDFGYKTGSTLWNYSRGIDDRLVGTIQESKSIGADVNWGVRFKDLKDVQHFLLNLCKEVSLRLLGCGVKGRKFTLKIKKRRSDAGEPVKYLGCGVCDNLSHSVTVPMATDSVDVLERVVSQLFMTSHIDVDGIRGMGLQVSKLETADSSKQGKERYSIRSWLTAASTKTGHNRSSSHEKGVDADNGKNGVDERQVQLQGDSSTPFIEMTEASPSVTAGSGQRGTLPPMNELDIGVIESLPPEVFSEINDMYDGKLAHFITEKRSKEKENISFACPAASGEAFAACEEQQYNEEEIQAVVSCPNKLFVGDSGLMPSSLSQVDTSVFQELPEDLKTDILELLPAHRNTESSLDASLVCANNQSSTGPSISSIDLWVGDPPEWIDIFKASNCQILWILAEMYQRAGAKKQLSSVLQRTMSQIYILPDVGTDGWAEAVSCLCELIKQYLKLKISTDIEEVYICSCLLRRLTARSKIFVEVYNNMLPHFQASVSESYGGSFCIASVME is encoded by the exons ATGGAACCTTCACGCTCTGCGAATTCCGGGTCCAATTCGAAACGAACCTCTAATTCAGTTACTTCAAACCCTCGGAGTAACAGCAACAATCAAAGCAACAAGAAGAGGAAGACGAGTCAGAAGACCCTAGGCATGGCTTGGGGCGCCAATTCTCGCTCTGCTTCTCGTCCTGCCTTCAGTAGTTCACCTTTCTCCAATTTTGGAAG TTACATGGCCGTGAAGAATCAAAAGCTTAGCGAGCAGTTTGATGCGGAGGCGTCGAGCACTTCTCATAGTGGTCCAATTTCTTCAAAACCTATATTTCATGGCGTTTCCATTTTTGTTGACGGATATACAGTTCCCTCCAGTCAG GAACTTCGAGGATATATGCTGAAGCATGGAGGccgttttgaaaattatttttctaggCGTCGTGTTACGCATATAATCTGTAGTATTCTTCCCGACAGTAAGGTCAAGAATTTGAG GTCATTTAGCAGGGGACTTCCAGTAGTCAAACCCACATGGGTGTTGGATTCTGTCGCTGcaaataagcttctgaatt GGGTTCCTTATCAGCTTGATCAGCTTGCAAGTGAAGTTAATAACCAGCCTAAGCTATCTGCTTTCTTTACGAAAAACATTTCCGTTTCTGATGATATAGCAACATGTTCAACTGTCCAAGCCACATCTAGTGTTGAGAGTCCAATGTCATATGCTGGACCAATTGAAGATCCTATATCCTATGGAGAGTGGCAATCTGCAGAAGATTTGAAGCCTCGTGATCTAGAATCTAAAGATCTAATGCAAGAGAACTACAATGTAGCTAGAGTTGAAGAGTCAACTTGTAGCGTGGCAATGCAGGAACTGAGTGATGCTGCAAGTGGAGATGGAAGCCATGCTCCATTATCAGCACCTTCCAGTCCTCACAACTGTGCATCAGCTTGTAGCGACTGGACGAGTGATCCTGTTAACGAGGGGCCATCAAATTTAAAGATTCCTAGGTCTCCTAATCAGAAACATTCAACTCTAGTTGATGCTAATTTTGTGGAAAATTACTTTAAG CATTCTAGGTTGCATTTCATTGGCACCTGGAGAAACCGGTATCGTAAACGGTTTCCAAGCTCTCCTGGTGGATTTAGATGCTCAAGTTCAGGCCCTAGTTCTTCAGCCACAACAAATAAGACGATCATTATTCATGTGGATATG GATTGCTTTTTTGTGTCTGTGGTCATTAGAAATCGCCCTGAGTTGAAGGATAAACCTGTTGCCATTTGCCATTCAGATAATCCACGTGGAACGGCAGAAATATCGTCAGCGAATTATCCTGCTAGGAGTCATG GAGTAAAGGCTGGAATATTTGTCAGAGATGCCAAGTCACGTTGCCCTCACCTAGTCATACTTTCTTACGACTTTGAAGCTTATGAGGAG GTTGCTGATCGCTTTTATAACATCTTGCACAAGTACTGCAACAAAGTGCAG GCCGTAAGTTGTGATGAAGCATTTTTAGATGCCACTGATTCTGGAGTAGAGGACATTCAAGCTTTTGTCTCAATGATCAGAAAGGAGATTCTTGATGCGACAGGCTGTAGTGCTAGTGCTGGTATTGGTGGGAATATGCTTATGGCACGTCTTGCCACTAGGACTGCAAAACCTGATGGGCAATGTTACATCCCTGCTGAGAAG GTGGAGGAGCACTTGCGTGAACTTCCAGTAAAAGCACTTCCCGGAATTGGTCATGTGTTGGAAGAGAAGTTGAACAGGAGACAAATTACAACTTGCGGGCAGCTGCGTATGATTTCCAAG GAAACTCTCCAGAAGGACTTTGGTTATAAAACTGGCAGTACGTTATGGAACTATAGTAGAGGGATAGATGATCGGTTGGTTGGCACGATACAG GAAAGCAAATCCATTGGTGCAGACGTTAACTGGGGCGTAAGGTTCAAGGATCTGAAAGAC GTACAACATTTTCTTTTAAACCTTTGCAAGGAGGTTTCATTACGTTTGCTGGGGTGTGGAGTGAAAGGCCGCAAGTTTACCTTGaag ATAAAGAAAAGGAGGAGTGATGCAGGGGAGCCAGTAAAGTATTTGGGCTGTGGCGTTTGTGATAACTTGAGCCATTCTGTCACG GTGCCAATGGCTACGGATAGTGTTGATGTGCTTGAGAGAGTCGTTTCACAGCTCTTTATGACTTCACATATAG ATGTGGACGGCATAAGAGGCATGGGATTGCAGGTCTCAAAGCTTGAAACTGCGGATAGTTCCAAGCAAG GGAAAGAGAGATATTCCATCAGATCTTGGCTCACTGCTGCCTCTACTAAGACCGGCCACAACAGAAGCAGTAGTCATGAAAAAGGTGTTGATGCAG ATAATGGTAAAAACGGTGTTGATGAACGTCAGGTTCAGTTGCAGGGCGATTCAAGTACACCTTTTATTGAAATGACTGAAGCGTCACCCTCTGTTACTGCTGGTTCTGGACAGAGGGGAACTCTTCCTCCTATGAATGAGCTTGATATAGGAGTTATAGAGTCTCTTCCTCCTGAGGTCTTTTCAGAAATTAATGACATGTATGATGGAAAATTGGCTCATTTTATTACTGAAAAGAGAAGCAAAG aaaaagaaaacatatcTTTTGCTTGCCCTGCTGCATCAGGTGAAGCTTTTGCTGCATGTGAG GAGCAGCAGTATAATGAAGAGGAAATCCAAGCGGTGGTCTCTTGTCCTAATAAGCTTTTTGTTG GAGACAGCGGTCTAATGCCCTCTTCTCTAAGTCAAGTAGACACCTCGGTTTTTCAAGAATTGCCTGAGGACTTGAAGACAGATATTCTTGAACTCCTTCCTGCACACAGGAACACTGAATCATCACTAGATGCTTCCTTGGTATGTGCTAATAATCAGAGCAGTACAGGTCCTTCTATTTCAAGCATTGACTTGTGGGTTGGAGATCCACCAGAATGGATTGACATATTCAAAGCCAGCAACTGTCAGATTTTGTGGATTTTGGCAGAGATGTATCAAAGAGCAGGGGCAAAAAAACAGTTATCTTCTGTATTGCAGAGGACTATGTCTCAGATTTATATTCTCCCGGATGTGGGCACTGATGGATGGGCTGAGGCTGTTAGTTGCTTATGCGAGCTTATCAAGCagtatttaaaattaaaaatttcaacaGATATTGAAGAGGTTTACATTTGTTCTTGCCTTTTAAGAAG GTTGACTGCAAGGTCAAAGATTTTCGTAGAAGTGTACAACAACATGCTTCCTCATTTTCAG GCATCGGTTAGTGAGAGCTATGGTGGCAGCTTTTGTATAGCCTCTGTGATGGAGTGA
- the LOC107827331 gene encoding DNA repair protein REV1 isoform X1 translates to MEPSRSANSGSNSKRTSNSVTSNPRSNSNNQSNKKRKTSQKTLGMAWGANSRSASRPAFSSSPFSNFGSYMAVKNQKLSEQFDAEASSTSHSGPISSKPIFHGVSIFVDGYTVPSSQELRGYMLKHGGRFENYFSRRRVTHIICSILPDSKVKNLRSFSRGLPVVKPTWVLDSVAANKLLNWVPYQLDQLASEVNNQPKLSAFFTKNISVSDDIATCSTVQATSSVESPMSYAGPIEDPISYGEWQSAEDLKPRDLESKDLMQENYNVARVEESTCSVAMQELSDAASGDGSHAPLSAPSSPHNCASACSDWTSDPVNEGPSNLKIPRSPNQKHSTLVDANFVENYFKHSRLHFIGTWRNRYRKRFPSSPGGFRCSSSGPSSSATTNKTIIIHVDMDCFFVSVVIRNRPELKDKPVAICHSDNPRGTAEISSANYPARSHGVKAGIFVRDAKSRCPHLVILSYDFEAYEEVADRFYNILHKYCNKVQAVSCDEAFLDATDSGVEDIQAFVSMIRKEILDATGCSASAGIGGNMLMARLATRTAKPDGQCYIPAEKVEEHLRELPVKALPGIGHVLEEKLNRRQITTCGQLRMISKETLQKDFGYKTGSTLWNYSRGIDDRLVGTIQESKSIGADVNWGVRFKDLKDVQHFLLNLCKEVSLRLLGCGVKGRKFTLKIKKRRSDAGEPVKYLGCGVCDNLSHSVTVPMATDSVDVLERVVSQLFMTSHIDVDGIRGMGLQVSKLETADSSKQGKERYSIRSWLTAASTKTGHNRSSSHEKGVDADNGKNGVDERQVQLQGDSSTPFIEMTEASPSVTAGSGQRGTLPPMNELDIGVIESLPPEVFSEINDMYDGKLAHFITEKRSKEKENISFACPAASGEAFAACEEQQYNEEEIQAVVSCPNKLFVGMKSEPVSDASVPNLDLISNAPVSGDSGLMPSSLSQVDTSVFQELPEDLKTDILELLPAHRNTESSLDASLVCANNQSSTGPSISSIDLWVGDPPEWIDIFKASNCQILWILAEMYQRAGAKKQLSSVLQRTMSQIYILPDVGTDGWAEAVSCLCELIKQYLKLKISTDIEEVYICSCLLRRLTARSKIFVEVYNNMLPHFQASVSESYGGSFCIASVME, encoded by the exons ATGGAACCTTCACGCTCTGCGAATTCCGGGTCCAATTCGAAACGAACCTCTAATTCAGTTACTTCAAACCCTCGGAGTAACAGCAACAATCAAAGCAACAAGAAGAGGAAGACGAGTCAGAAGACCCTAGGCATGGCTTGGGGCGCCAATTCTCGCTCTGCTTCTCGTCCTGCCTTCAGTAGTTCACCTTTCTCCAATTTTGGAAG TTACATGGCCGTGAAGAATCAAAAGCTTAGCGAGCAGTTTGATGCGGAGGCGTCGAGCACTTCTCATAGTGGTCCAATTTCTTCAAAACCTATATTTCATGGCGTTTCCATTTTTGTTGACGGATATACAGTTCCCTCCAGTCAG GAACTTCGAGGATATATGCTGAAGCATGGAGGccgttttgaaaattatttttctaggCGTCGTGTTACGCATATAATCTGTAGTATTCTTCCCGACAGTAAGGTCAAGAATTTGAG GTCATTTAGCAGGGGACTTCCAGTAGTCAAACCCACATGGGTGTTGGATTCTGTCGCTGcaaataagcttctgaatt GGGTTCCTTATCAGCTTGATCAGCTTGCAAGTGAAGTTAATAACCAGCCTAAGCTATCTGCTTTCTTTACGAAAAACATTTCCGTTTCTGATGATATAGCAACATGTTCAACTGTCCAAGCCACATCTAGTGTTGAGAGTCCAATGTCATATGCTGGACCAATTGAAGATCCTATATCCTATGGAGAGTGGCAATCTGCAGAAGATTTGAAGCCTCGTGATCTAGAATCTAAAGATCTAATGCAAGAGAACTACAATGTAGCTAGAGTTGAAGAGTCAACTTGTAGCGTGGCAATGCAGGAACTGAGTGATGCTGCAAGTGGAGATGGAAGCCATGCTCCATTATCAGCACCTTCCAGTCCTCACAACTGTGCATCAGCTTGTAGCGACTGGACGAGTGATCCTGTTAACGAGGGGCCATCAAATTTAAAGATTCCTAGGTCTCCTAATCAGAAACATTCAACTCTAGTTGATGCTAATTTTGTGGAAAATTACTTTAAG CATTCTAGGTTGCATTTCATTGGCACCTGGAGAAACCGGTATCGTAAACGGTTTCCAAGCTCTCCTGGTGGATTTAGATGCTCAAGTTCAGGCCCTAGTTCTTCAGCCACAACAAATAAGACGATCATTATTCATGTGGATATG GATTGCTTTTTTGTGTCTGTGGTCATTAGAAATCGCCCTGAGTTGAAGGATAAACCTGTTGCCATTTGCCATTCAGATAATCCACGTGGAACGGCAGAAATATCGTCAGCGAATTATCCTGCTAGGAGTCATG GAGTAAAGGCTGGAATATTTGTCAGAGATGCCAAGTCACGTTGCCCTCACCTAGTCATACTTTCTTACGACTTTGAAGCTTATGAGGAG GTTGCTGATCGCTTTTATAACATCTTGCACAAGTACTGCAACAAAGTGCAG GCCGTAAGTTGTGATGAAGCATTTTTAGATGCCACTGATTCTGGAGTAGAGGACATTCAAGCTTTTGTCTCAATGATCAGAAAGGAGATTCTTGATGCGACAGGCTGTAGTGCTAGTGCTGGTATTGGTGGGAATATGCTTATGGCACGTCTTGCCACTAGGACTGCAAAACCTGATGGGCAATGTTACATCCCTGCTGAGAAG GTGGAGGAGCACTTGCGTGAACTTCCAGTAAAAGCACTTCCCGGAATTGGTCATGTGTTGGAAGAGAAGTTGAACAGGAGACAAATTACAACTTGCGGGCAGCTGCGTATGATTTCCAAG GAAACTCTCCAGAAGGACTTTGGTTATAAAACTGGCAGTACGTTATGGAACTATAGTAGAGGGATAGATGATCGGTTGGTTGGCACGATACAG GAAAGCAAATCCATTGGTGCAGACGTTAACTGGGGCGTAAGGTTCAAGGATCTGAAAGAC GTACAACATTTTCTTTTAAACCTTTGCAAGGAGGTTTCATTACGTTTGCTGGGGTGTGGAGTGAAAGGCCGCAAGTTTACCTTGaag ATAAAGAAAAGGAGGAGTGATGCAGGGGAGCCAGTAAAGTATTTGGGCTGTGGCGTTTGTGATAACTTGAGCCATTCTGTCACG GTGCCAATGGCTACGGATAGTGTTGATGTGCTTGAGAGAGTCGTTTCACAGCTCTTTATGACTTCACATATAG ATGTGGACGGCATAAGAGGCATGGGATTGCAGGTCTCAAAGCTTGAAACTGCGGATAGTTCCAAGCAAG GGAAAGAGAGATATTCCATCAGATCTTGGCTCACTGCTGCCTCTACTAAGACCGGCCACAACAGAAGCAGTAGTCATGAAAAAGGTGTTGATGCAG ATAATGGTAAAAACGGTGTTGATGAACGTCAGGTTCAGTTGCAGGGCGATTCAAGTACACCTTTTATTGAAATGACTGAAGCGTCACCCTCTGTTACTGCTGGTTCTGGACAGAGGGGAACTCTTCCTCCTATGAATGAGCTTGATATAGGAGTTATAGAGTCTCTTCCTCCTGAGGTCTTTTCAGAAATTAATGACATGTATGATGGAAAATTGGCTCATTTTATTACTGAAAAGAGAAGCAAAG aaaaagaaaacatatcTTTTGCTTGCCCTGCTGCATCAGGTGAAGCTTTTGCTGCATGTGAG GAGCAGCAGTATAATGAAGAGGAAATCCAAGCGGTGGTCTCTTGTCCTAATAAGCTTTTTGTTGGTATGAAAAGTGAGCCAGTTTCTGATGCTAGTGTACCAAATCTGGACTTGATTAGTAATGCTCCCGTCTCAGGAGACAGCGGTCTAATGCCCTCTTCTCTAAGTCAAGTAGACACCTCGGTTTTTCAAGAATTGCCTGAGGACTTGAAGACAGATATTCTTGAACTCCTTCCTGCACACAGGAACACTGAATCATCACTAGATGCTTCCTTGGTATGTGCTAATAATCAGAGCAGTACAGGTCCTTCTATTTCAAGCATTGACTTGTGGGTTGGAGATCCACCAGAATGGATTGACATATTCAAAGCCAGCAACTGTCAGATTTTGTGGATTTTGGCAGAGATGTATCAAAGAGCAGGGGCAAAAAAACAGTTATCTTCTGTATTGCAGAGGACTATGTCTCAGATTTATATTCTCCCGGATGTGGGCACTGATGGATGGGCTGAGGCTGTTAGTTGCTTATGCGAGCTTATCAAGCagtatttaaaattaaaaatttcaacaGATATTGAAGAGGTTTACATTTGTTCTTGCCTTTTAAGAAG GTTGACTGCAAGGTCAAAGATTTTCGTAGAAGTGTACAACAACATGCTTCCTCATTTTCAG GCATCGGTTAGTGAGAGCTATGGTGGCAGCTTTTGTATAGCCTCTGTGATGGAGTGA
- the LOC107827331 gene encoding DNA repair protein REV1 isoform X3: protein MSYAGPIEDPISYGEWQSAEDLKPRDLESKDLMQENYNVARVEESTCSVAMQELSDAASGDGSHAPLSAPSSPHNCASACSDWTSDPVNEGPSNLKIPRSPNQKHSTLVDANFVENYFKHSRLHFIGTWRNRYRKRFPSSPGGFRCSSSGPSSSATTNKTIIIHVDMDCFFVSVVIRNRPELKDKPVAICHSDNPRGTAEISSANYPARSHGVKAGIFVRDAKSRCPHLVILSYDFEAYEEVADRFYNILHKYCNKVQAVSCDEAFLDATDSGVEDIQAFVSMIRKEILDATGCSASAGIGGNMLMARLATRTAKPDGQCYIPAEKVEEHLRELPVKALPGIGHVLEEKLNRRQITTCGQLRMISKETLQKDFGYKTGSTLWNYSRGIDDRLVGTIQESKSIGADVNWGVRFKDLKDVQHFLLNLCKEVSLRLLGCGVKGRKFTLKIKKRRSDAGEPVKYLGCGVCDNLSHSVTVPMATDSVDVLERVVSQLFMTSHIDVDGIRGMGLQVSKLETADSSKQGKERYSIRSWLTAASTKTGHNRSSSHEKGVDADNGKNGVDERQVQLQGDSSTPFIEMTEASPSVTAGSGQRGTLPPMNELDIGVIESLPPEVFSEINDMYDGKLAHFITEKRSKEKENISFACPAASGEAFAACEEQQYNEEEIQAVVSCPNKLFVGMKSEPVSDASVPNLDLISNAPVSGDSGLMPSSLSQVDTSVFQELPEDLKTDILELLPAHRNTESSLDASLVCANNQSSTGPSISSIDLWVGDPPEWIDIFKASNCQILWILAEMYQRAGAKKQLSSVLQRTMSQIYILPDVGTDGWAEAVSCLCELIKQYLKLKISTDIEEVYICSCLLRRLTARSKIFVEVYNNMLPHFQASVSESYGGSFCIASVME, encoded by the exons ATGTCATATGCTGGACCAATTGAAGATCCTATATCCTATGGAGAGTGGCAATCTGCAGAAGATTTGAAGCCTCGTGATCTAGAATCTAAAGATCTAATGCAAGAGAACTACAATGTAGCTAGAGTTGAAGAGTCAACTTGTAGCGTGGCAATGCAGGAACTGAGTGATGCTGCAAGTGGAGATGGAAGCCATGCTCCATTATCAGCACCTTCCAGTCCTCACAACTGTGCATCAGCTTGTAGCGACTGGACGAGTGATCCTGTTAACGAGGGGCCATCAAATTTAAAGATTCCTAGGTCTCCTAATCAGAAACATTCAACTCTAGTTGATGCTAATTTTGTGGAAAATTACTTTAAG CATTCTAGGTTGCATTTCATTGGCACCTGGAGAAACCGGTATCGTAAACGGTTTCCAAGCTCTCCTGGTGGATTTAGATGCTCAAGTTCAGGCCCTAGTTCTTCAGCCACAACAAATAAGACGATCATTATTCATGTGGATATG GATTGCTTTTTTGTGTCTGTGGTCATTAGAAATCGCCCTGAGTTGAAGGATAAACCTGTTGCCATTTGCCATTCAGATAATCCACGTGGAACGGCAGAAATATCGTCAGCGAATTATCCTGCTAGGAGTCATG GAGTAAAGGCTGGAATATTTGTCAGAGATGCCAAGTCACGTTGCCCTCACCTAGTCATACTTTCTTACGACTTTGAAGCTTATGAGGAG GTTGCTGATCGCTTTTATAACATCTTGCACAAGTACTGCAACAAAGTGCAG GCCGTAAGTTGTGATGAAGCATTTTTAGATGCCACTGATTCTGGAGTAGAGGACATTCAAGCTTTTGTCTCAATGATCAGAAAGGAGATTCTTGATGCGACAGGCTGTAGTGCTAGTGCTGGTATTGGTGGGAATATGCTTATGGCACGTCTTGCCACTAGGACTGCAAAACCTGATGGGCAATGTTACATCCCTGCTGAGAAG GTGGAGGAGCACTTGCGTGAACTTCCAGTAAAAGCACTTCCCGGAATTGGTCATGTGTTGGAAGAGAAGTTGAACAGGAGACAAATTACAACTTGCGGGCAGCTGCGTATGATTTCCAAG GAAACTCTCCAGAAGGACTTTGGTTATAAAACTGGCAGTACGTTATGGAACTATAGTAGAGGGATAGATGATCGGTTGGTTGGCACGATACAG GAAAGCAAATCCATTGGTGCAGACGTTAACTGGGGCGTAAGGTTCAAGGATCTGAAAGAC GTACAACATTTTCTTTTAAACCTTTGCAAGGAGGTTTCATTACGTTTGCTGGGGTGTGGAGTGAAAGGCCGCAAGTTTACCTTGaag ATAAAGAAAAGGAGGAGTGATGCAGGGGAGCCAGTAAAGTATTTGGGCTGTGGCGTTTGTGATAACTTGAGCCATTCTGTCACG GTGCCAATGGCTACGGATAGTGTTGATGTGCTTGAGAGAGTCGTTTCACAGCTCTTTATGACTTCACATATAG ATGTGGACGGCATAAGAGGCATGGGATTGCAGGTCTCAAAGCTTGAAACTGCGGATAGTTCCAAGCAAG GGAAAGAGAGATATTCCATCAGATCTTGGCTCACTGCTGCCTCTACTAAGACCGGCCACAACAGAAGCAGTAGTCATGAAAAAGGTGTTGATGCAG ATAATGGTAAAAACGGTGTTGATGAACGTCAGGTTCAGTTGCAGGGCGATTCAAGTACACCTTTTATTGAAATGACTGAAGCGTCACCCTCTGTTACTGCTGGTTCTGGACAGAGGGGAACTCTTCCTCCTATGAATGAGCTTGATATAGGAGTTATAGAGTCTCTTCCTCCTGAGGTCTTTTCAGAAATTAATGACATGTATGATGGAAAATTGGCTCATTTTATTACTGAAAAGAGAAGCAAAG aaaaagaaaacatatcTTTTGCTTGCCCTGCTGCATCAGGTGAAGCTTTTGCTGCATGTGAG GAGCAGCAGTATAATGAAGAGGAAATCCAAGCGGTGGTCTCTTGTCCTAATAAGCTTTTTGTTGGTATGAAAAGTGAGCCAGTTTCTGATGCTAGTGTACCAAATCTGGACTTGATTAGTAATGCTCCCGTCTCAGGAGACAGCGGTCTAATGCCCTCTTCTCTAAGTCAAGTAGACACCTCGGTTTTTCAAGAATTGCCTGAGGACTTGAAGACAGATATTCTTGAACTCCTTCCTGCACACAGGAACACTGAATCATCACTAGATGCTTCCTTGGTATGTGCTAATAATCAGAGCAGTACAGGTCCTTCTATTTCAAGCATTGACTTGTGGGTTGGAGATCCACCAGAATGGATTGACATATTCAAAGCCAGCAACTGTCAGATTTTGTGGATTTTGGCAGAGATGTATCAAAGAGCAGGGGCAAAAAAACAGTTATCTTCTGTATTGCAGAGGACTATGTCTCAGATTTATATTCTCCCGGATGTGGGCACTGATGGATGGGCTGAGGCTGTTAGTTGCTTATGCGAGCTTATCAAGCagtatttaaaattaaaaatttcaacaGATATTGAAGAGGTTTACATTTGTTCTTGCCTTTTAAGAAG GTTGACTGCAAGGTCAAAGATTTTCGTAGAAGTGTACAACAACATGCTTCCTCATTTTCAG GCATCGGTTAGTGAGAGCTATGGTGGCAGCTTTTGTATAGCCTCTGTGATGGAGTGA